From Rhinopithecus roxellana isolate Shanxi Qingling chromosome 17, ASM756505v1, whole genome shotgun sequence, one genomic window encodes:
- the LOC104663034 gene encoding tetratricopeptide repeat protein 39B-like has protein sequence MSLTLSKIKSNQEDKFEDACESIPVATTMNLPSSLEECTTGLYLFLNNRFSDAINLIHPWSKNSMYHSLMYGILMVVKAVLTFEPQDLQIGMMATKDALKTCDNFRKKPKMTLSHLVSRQGITAITEEELHAEVCYAECLMLKSFISLIQEESMLAFLKSGISVGSSYHIYKDCQQVLTQIPDNQSKAHKHLVGGIKFGLGAFNLMLSLMPPKTLKLLNIIGYSGDREVGLALLHESASGTHINNILSLLILLFYYNYVYVAFGVEKVYNSATEDLFLVYLQKFPNCVIFKFFHARSSMLKGNFENAQLKLQECIFTQNEWKQVHHLCYWEFMWCHILLQDWRQAYHYANLLSQHSRWSKAIYVYSKAITLALLPSDFVKSVSEDMNSLFLRVESLKIKFLGSAVPIEKFVAEKGQRYGTTTGWFTAQPLLEFIYAWSGFLVMSRKNELISSWLSIIDKGEDLLQENPHKVYGTDDISLLNLLKGLCLKHLGKYSEAEYYFNCVIQKKKLLKYDHYLVPYTYYELGILHYLKGDYDSATKNLDNVRNYKDYSMETRLQFRTHIALEQIAREK, from the coding sequence ATGTCACTTActctaagtaaaataaaaagtaatcaaGAGGACAAGTTTGAAGATGCCTGTGAAAGTATCCCTGTGGCAACAACGATGAATCTACCATCTTCCTTGGAAGAATGCACCACTGGattgtatttatttctaaataatagatTCTCAGATGCAATAAATCTCATTCATCCATGGTCTAAAAACAGCATGTACCATTCCCTAATGTATGGTATCCTTATGGTTGTCAAGGCCGTACTGACTTTTGAACCACAGGATTTACAGATTGGAATGATGGCTACAAAGGATGCTTTGAAAACCTGTGACAATTTCCGGAAAAAACCTAAAATGACATTGTCTCATCTAGTAAGTAGACAGGGAATAACGGCTATCACAGAAGAGGAATTGCATGCAGAAGTCTGTTATGCTGAGTGTTTGATGTTGAAATCCTTTATATCACTTATACAGGAGGAGAGCATGCTTGCTTTTCTTAAAAGCGGGATCAGTGTTGGGTCAAGTTACCACATATACAAAGACTGTCAACAAGTATTAACACAGATCCCTGACAACCAAAGCAAAGCCCACAAACACCTGGTTGGAGGTATAAAATTTGGACTTGGAGCGTTCAATTTGATGTTATCACTTATGCCACCAAAGACACTTAAACTACTCAATATTATTGGATACTCTGGTGATAGAGAAGTAGGCTTAGCTTTGCTTCATGAGAGTGCATCTGGAACCCATATAAATAATATCTTAAGTCTTTTGATTCTACTCTTTTATTACAATTATGTCTATGTAGCTTTTGGTGTTGAAAAGGTTTACAATTCTGCTACAGAGGATCTCTTCCTAGTCTACCTccagaaatttccaaactgtgtcatatttaaatttttccatgCACGTTCTAGTATGTTGaaaggaaattttgaaaatgCACAGTTAAAATTACAGGAGTGCATTTTTACTCAGAATGAATGGAAGCAGGTTCATCACCTCTGTTACTGGGAATTCATGTGGTGCCACATTTTACTGCAGGATTGGAGGCAGGCTTACCACTATGCCAATCTACTGTCTCAACACAGCAGATGGTCCAAGGCAATATACGTGTACAGTAAAGCTATCACACTGGCTTTGCTTCCTTCTGATTTTGTGAAATCAGTAAGTGAGGATATGAACTCTCTCTTCTTAAGAGTGGAAAGcctgaaaatcaaatttttagGCAGTGCTGTGCCAATAGAGAAGTTTGTTGCAGAGAAGGGTCAGCGCTATGGCACTACAACAGGCTGGTTTACAGCCCAGCCCCTTCTGGAGTTCATATATGCCTGGAGTGGTTTCCTAGTCATGAGCAGAAAGAATGAGCTTATTTCAAGCTGGCTGTCGATAATCGACAAAGGAGAAGACCTTTTACAAGAAAATCCACATAAAGTGTATGGCACAGATGACATAAGTTTATTAAATTTACTGAAAGGCCTATGCCTGAAACACTTAGGCAAATATTCAGAGGCTGAGTATTACTTTAATTGTGtcattcaaaagaagaaattattaaaatatgacCACTATTTGGTGCCATATACTTACTATGAACTGGGAATCTTACACTATCTAAAAGGAGACTATGACAGTGCAACAAAAAACCTAGACAACGTAAGAAATTACAAAGACTATTCCATGGAAACTCGATTACAGTTTAGGACTCACATAGCACTTGAACAAATAGCCAGAGAAAAATGA
- the GEMIN6 gene encoding gem-associated protein 6 gives MSEWMKKGPLEWQDYIYKEVQVTASEKNEYKGWVLTTDPVSANIVLVNFLEDGSMSVTGIMGHAVQTVETVNEGDHRVREKLMHLFTSGDCKAYSPEDLEERKNSLKKWLEKNHIPITEQGDSPRTLCVAGVLTIDPPYGPENCSSSNEIILSRVQDLIEGHLTASQ, from the exons atgagtgaatggatgaagaaaggCCCCTTAGAATGGCAAGATTACATTTACAAAGAGGTCCAAGTGACAGCCAGTGAGAAGAATGAGTATAAAGGATGGGTTTTAACTACAGACCCAGTCTCTGCCAA TATCGTCCTTGTGAACTTCCTTGAAGATGGCAGCATGTCTGTGACTGGAATTATGGGACATGCTGTGCAGACTGTTGAAACTGTGAATGAAGGGGACCATAGAGTGAGGGAGAAGCTGATGCATTTGTTCACGTCTGGAGACTGCAAAGCATACAGCCCAGAGGAtctggaagagagaaagaacagccTAAAGAAATGGCTTGAGAAGAACCACATCCCCATCACTGAACAGGGAGATTCTCCAAGGACTCTCTGTGTGGCTGGGGTCCTGACTATAGACCCACCATATGGTCCAGAAAATTGCAGCAGCTCTAATGAGATTATTCTGTCTCGTGTTCAGGATcttattgaaggacatcttaCAGCTTCCCAATGA